The DNA sequence AGATGTTGACTATTATATAATCATATTGTACTCacagtcacatactgtattggAAGACCTTAATTAACAGTTGTAACTAGGCCACAGCCACTCACAGAAGATATTTATCACCACACATTTGTGGGCATGTACACATCAAGTttgcataaaatattttactatttttatattatttaaatacagtattaaaTATAACAAGTGTGATTTATATTTTGAAGCACAGTGTCACATGGTATCAGTTTTAATCATTTACTCATTactcatttaatcatttaatcatgtAGGACCAAGTGTTGCCCAGCAGGTGTCAGCGTGTTAAATATACTACTGCTTGAAAAAATTATGAACCAGATACAGTGATCCTGTGTTGAAAAGTAAGCTAAATGTTACTGCTGACCATTCAGGTATGCTAGTCAGATGTATATTTTGCCCACTGACATCTGGTTTAGAGTTCATGTATTAATTAAAAGTGCATATGTTAGTTATCAGTCTAACAGTGATTAATAAAGGTCAAGTACTGTATCAGTCATTTTAGCATAGCTCCATCtaaattcattatattttatgcATGGCTTCAAATATTTGTTAGTCATGCATGCAGAGTCATACAGAGActtaatttatgttttcattaatgATAAGTCATTATccttattataaagtgttacgcTGGCATTAGCACTCTACCCAGATGGTTTTCATACTGGGATAACCAAATTTCCCTCCGGGGGATACTATGATGCAAAGACCACCTGTCACATCATCTGTTTCTGAAAAGACCTCACACTCTAATCAACCAACTAGCCTAAAATTCACAACTCACACAGTGCCCACTTTCAGACCCCTTATTGAAGCTATTCAGTGAAGTTTAaggagcaggaccacacctcaaCTACGCCACTTCTGGCATTGCTATAAATACCACCTAACCTGATAATAATctagcctagaagtaacaaatgcgtggactagtttttctgcatctttttaggacaggatgtgcctgatttttgcaatattagtccttgaaatttgatttgtgtgggagttaaaggacatagcctgatcaaagataactccaagactccttacggtggtgcttgaggccagggtaatgccatccagagttatatcattagataatgtgtttctaaagtGTTTAGGGCCAAGTACAATAAcctcagttttatctgagtttagttgtagaaaattgcaggtcatccaggtctttatgtccttaaggcatgcttggagtttgtttaactgattggtttcatcaggcttcattgatataTATAATTGGgttatcatctgcataacaatgaaaattcaTAGAGTGTTTCCtgataatattacctaaagggagcatatacaaggtgaatagtattggtccaagcacagaaccttgtggaactctgtgtctaacttttcccttcatggaggattcatggtcaacatgtacaaactgatatcggtctgataaataagACTTAAACCaacttaatgcagttcctttaatgccaattaaatgttccagtctctgtaataagATGTGATGATCAATTGTGTCGAACGTcacactaagatctaacaagacaagtatggagagaaatcctttgtccgatgcagttaggagctcatttgtgactttcaccagtgctgtctctgtgctatgatgcgctctaaatcctgactgaaaatcctcaaataaactattgttatgtagaaagtcacataactgattagagactgctttctcaaggatcttagagagaaagggaagattaGATATATGTCTATAGTTGCTATAtagctaaaatgcctgaatcaagagaaGGCTTCCTAaaaagaggtttaattacagctacattaaaagactgtggtacatagcgtgttactaaagacagattgatcatatctagtaaagaggcactaactaagggtaaggcttccttaagcaacctagttgggatagggtctaagagacaggttgatggtttagctgaacaaatcattgaggTTCAGGAAAGttgactggagaaaaacagtccaaacatatctcaggttttacagctttttctaaggttcctgtgtttgggataaatcagtgcctgttgagggcaggaggtggtgaaTTTTGTCTTTTGGTTGCCAAATACTATTATAACTACACTAACATCATATCAGTAACATCTATCGTTATGTGCACTGGGTTGCAAGTTACTAATACTAAGTCAAATGTCACTTTGATAACGTCTGTGGTTACTAATACAACTAATCTAATGTCACTTCAGTATCATCTGCTGTTCTGATCTGCTGCACCGGTTTGCAAGCTACTAATACAACTTATCTAATGTCACTTCAGTAACGTCTGCCATTACGTGCACCAGGTTGCAAGTTCCTAATACAACTAATTTAACGTTACTTCAGTATTGTCTGCTGTTACATGCACTGGTTTGCAAGCTACTAATACAACTAATCTAACGTTACTTCAGTAATGTCTGCTGTTACGTGCACCAGGTTTGCAGGCTACTAATACAACTAATCTAAAGTCACTTCAGTAACGTCTGCCGTTACATATACCAGGTTGCAAGTTCCTAATACAACTAATCTAAGGTCACATCAGTATTGTCTGCTGTTATGTGCACCAGGTTGCCAAATACTATTATAACTACTCTTACATCATTTCAGTAACATCTATTGTTACGTGCACCAGGTTGCAAGTTACTAATACTAACTCAAGCATCACTTCGGTAACGTCTGCCGTCGCATGCACCAGATTGCAAGTTACTAATACAACTACTCTAATGTCACTTCAGTATTGTCTGCCATTACAAGTACCATGTTGCAAGTTAATAATAGCACTAATCTAACATCATTTCGTAACTTCCATCATTATACGCACCTGGTTGCCGATTACTAATAAAACAGATCTAAAGTCATTTCAGTAACATCTGCCGTTACAAGCAACAGGTTGCGAGTTTATCAACACCAACACCAGCAGCTGTCAGCGCCCCCTGCCATCCAGCTGCAGCAATCTCAACAGCCAGCCTTATCAGGGGAACCTGGCACCGGGATGCCAGCGCCCCCCTGCCCCCACTTCCAGTTACCGCAAAAGCCAACACAAGTCAGGGCATCTGGCGTCGGGATGTTAGCACCCTCTGCCGCCCACTTCCAGCAACCTCAAAAGCCGGCTTTAGTCAGGACATCTGGCACCGGGATGCCAGTGCCCCCCACCATCCAGCTGTGACAATCTCAACAGCCAGCCTTATCAGGGAAACCTGGCACCGGGATGCCAGCACCCCCCTGCCGCCCACTTCCAGTTACCGCAGTAGCCAACTCGAGTCAGGGCATCTGTCACCAGGATGCCAGCGCCCCCTACCGCCTTCTTCCAGCAACTTCAGCAGCTGGCTTTAGTTAGGGCATCTGGCACCGAGTTGCCAGCCCCCCCTGCTGCCCACTCCCAGCAACCACAGCAGAAATGCCCAGACAACACCAACTCTATATAAGTGCTGTTCTTTCTGCCAGTTTTTGGAGGTTTCCATGGTAGATGATGATTCTCCTCCAAATGGCCAACCGAGATCACACAGTTGCAAAAAATTCTTTAAAACATCTCCAGTTGTTCATTAGATCTACCCAGCGTCACTGCTTCACAACAAATACAGCACACCTACCCATCGTTTGATCTCGTCACCGTGACAGTTTCATTACCTACGCCCCTTCCGCGATTGCCATCAAAACGCATACCATCCATGTTTATGCGAGTGGCATCAACTCTTCTCTAATCTCCTAACTGACAGCCAGGCCTGGTCTCCAACCAttctcatttaatttcacttgtCATAGAACTTTATCACCAAGAGTGAGCTAAAAATCCGCGCTGCCTTCCTCTTACTGCCGACTTGCTGTCAGTCAGCATTCACATCATCTGCTCCAGATATTGCAATCCTCACATTGCTCGTAATTTAGAACTCATGTTCTCACTTGCATTCTTTGGTTTGCTCATATGCTCCGAATTCACTGCCTCAACTCTTCACTCTGACCCAAGCTGCCACGCCTGCTTTTCAGGCTTATCTTAATTCTCAGATGACaccgtctccctctctctcaacccaaccggtcaaggcagatggccgccgacctagagcccggttctgttCGAAGTTTCTTTCTGTTAAAGAGTTTTTCCTCGCCGccgtcgccaagtgcttgctcatggggaaaTGTTGGGTCTCCACAAATTAAGAGTATGGTCTTGATCTGCTCTATACGAAACACGCCATGAGATAACTTAGTTGTGATTTggcaccattaaaaaaaaaaattaacctgACTactcaaaacaaactgaaatagaTCAATCCGGTCAGCCATCCCTAATTTTACTTCAAAGTTCAATCTCTGCTAATCCTTCCGAGACCAACGCAAAATACTTGCGATTTCAATTTATTTTGCCAGACATTCCTTCAGGATCAGAGCCGCCACTTCAGCCTTCATACAGTCCATACATAGTAATTGGAGGTTTTTTGGGGTCCGCTGTTGCCCGGGTGCTGCGGCAGATTCCCCACAAGGACTATGCATATCAAATGTTTTCCTTAATAAATCATCCAAACGCATCTTGTTGATGTtgtggtccttgctagtgaatCACCTATGAAACAGATTTCAAATATTGTTGTCATTGTGCCATTATGTCATTATTGTCATTAATAGGtacaaaattatttaaaatcaatttcATATACAAAAACGAAACATGTACAGACATATACATATCACATAACCACAAGAGTCTGCACCAGTCTGCACCATGGTCACCATATTTCAACAGTGGGCTTATGCAGCATTTAGTAGGATTTTACCAATGTTCTCTATCTTTCCAAATAATTTACACATATAATTTGTTTATGgtgaaaataactgacaacCACTCACACAATAACATCATTTTCAGTATCCCAAGTCATTTATTATTACTGCAGTATTTACCTGCTTGCAGTGCTGTACTCCACAAGCTTTCTTGACCTTGCTTTATTTAACATCCTCCAAAAATGTGGCTGTTCTATCACCTTTTGCATCTTGGTTCAAATTTCTCTCCTGAGCAGCAaagttgatttattttataGATCAATGTACTTTTCCAAACAATTGAAACTTAGTAGCTTTTTAAGCTTTTGTCAAGTATGTGATGTGTCACATATGTGAGTTGGCCAAATTGCACAGTTTTTAGGGgcctcagaaaataaaaatgttttgaatctATATTgtataacacacacagtactttaTGGGTGTGCACTGAATGTAGCAATAACCTTACCAATGTAAGATTGTTGTGCCCTGTGGGAAATAAATCACCCTTTTATGAAGGGAGCACGTTCTCCTGCATCCGACACAGTTGTTATAAGTGCTACATCCTTGTCTCTCTTAAAAAATGCAGAGCAAACATGTATGAGCTGGAAAGATCCATGCTTTTATATTTGTCTGTTCTCTACTTGAACGCAGCTTCTGGCTGTGAACTGCTTGGCAGGTTTGATATGCCAAGTTTGTTCAAGCAGGGAGACATAATGATTGGGGGGATTTTCCCAGTTTTGAACAAAGATATAAGCAGCACTTCTACATTTGATAGGGACCCACCTGGAATGAAGTGCACAGGGTAAGTTTAAACAGATCTGAGTTTTTTATGCTTCATACAGTCTCCTCTAATACTATCTTAAAATTGTAATCTCATATGTACATGTAGCATCGCTTTTATTTTACAACCTATTGCAAAACCTTTTTAGATTTGACCTGCGAGCCTTTCGATGGACCCAAGTGATGATATTTGCAATTGAAGAAATCAACAAAGATCCTGCTCTCCTGCCAAACATATCACTTGGCTATAGGATTCTTAACTCTTGTGCATCTCCCACAAATACTTTACGTGCTGCACTAACTCTGTCTAGTAGACCAGAAGAGACAGACTCAACTTCTCCTTGTCCTCCAGTAATATCTGCCCTCATAGCTGAGGCCGGATCATCTCAATCTTTAGCTTTGGCTGGAATGCTTGGACCATTTCAAATGCCAATAGTAAGAAAtaatttagatgttttatttcaatattgtTCTGTAATAATTGATGATTTTCAAGTGCTTGTTATGACATTTTGTAAGACCTCTattggtgttttttatttttatttttttacaggtAAGTTACTTTGCAACATGTGCCTGTCTGAGTAACAGAGCTAAATATCCTACTTTTTTTCGAACAATCCCCAGCGACTATTTCCAGGCAAAAGCTCTGGCTGCACTGGTTAAACGTTTTGGCTGGCAGTGGATTGGAGCCATACATTCAGACAATGACTATGGGCGGAATGGGATCCTGGCTTTTACCGAAGAGGTTAAAAAGCTTGGGgtttgtgttgcatttgttgGGACAATTCTACGGACATACTCTATGGATAAAATACTGGATGTTGTGGAACTGATTAAGCAGTCAACTGTCAAAGTCATTCTTGCTTTTGTTCCTGAGGGTGACTTTTATCCTTTGATGAAAGAGGTTGTGAAACAGAACATTACAGGAATTCAGTGGATTGGCAGCGAGGCCTGGATAACAGCTTCTCGACCCTCCACCTCAGAAATCTACCAAGCTTTTGGAGGAGCCCTTGGATTCGTGGTGAAGAAAATGGCTATTCCAAACCTAAAACCATTCCTTACAGGCATAAGCCCTTATACTGATCCACGTGCAGCATTTGTGAGGGATTTCTGGGAGAATATAGTGGGCTGTAGACCTGCTTTACCTGGGGAACACACAGGTTCTGAggcaacaaatgaaatatgcacAGGCAATGAGACATTAATGAATTCCCAGGATGTGTTCTTCAATGTCACACAGCTCAGAGTTTCTTATAATGTGTATAAAGCAGGTTATGCAATTGCACATGCTCTTCACCAACTTGTATTTTGCCAACCAGTTGGAGAAAAAACAGTGAGCCCATGTTTGAACATATCAGAAATTCAGCCCAAAAAGGTGAGAAATAGTGCAAGTAATCGTTAGCAACACAtaagtacaaataaacattttatttacctgtaTAGAAATAATCTTGTTAAtgtgaacaaaaacataaaaatgtctaacagataatctgtttttcttttcactttgcTGTTCTCAGGTCACTGATCACCTACAAAGGGTGAATTTTCGGAATCAGTTTGGGGATAATGTGTTCTTTGATGAGAACGGCGACCCTCCTGCTTCTTATGATGTTATTAACTGGCAGCTGAGAGATGGGCAGGTGCAACATGTGACTTTGGGtcatttttcctctgctgctaaCGGTGATTATGAGCTCAGCATCCAGGAGGAAGAGATAGTGTGGAGAACTGGAAAAATGGTAATCAAGGAGAATTTTTTCATGCACCAAGCTTGTTATTTATCAACTATGTGTCTTGTTGAAACATTAGATCAGTATGACATTTTTTGGGCTGCACTATAAttagtattgtttgtttttctttatttctcaggTTCCAACATCAGTGTGCTCTAATGTTTGTCCAATAGGAACCAGGAAAGCTGAAATTAAGGGAAAACCCACCTGCTGTTTTGACTGCATCCCGTGTGCTGACGGAACTATAGCCAATTCAACAGGTAGAGACATGTATCCACAGCATGTGTGCTATACTAAACCAAACATGCACAATCCAGTGTCATTGCATGTATTTAATGTTTACATCTCcatattaaaaatatcagtGTCAGTTTAACTAGATTCATTATTAAATATAATGCTTTTCAATTGCATTTGGTAGCTTTTCCTGCAAATGTGAGATCCAGATGCAGAACTCATACATTCAGTTCATGTTCAACAGGCGCAGCAGATTGCACACCCTGTCCACAGGAATACTGGTCCAATGACAGGAAAGACAAGTGCATTCCTAAAACTATTGAGTTCCTGACATATTATGAACCGATGGGAATAGCTCTCACAGTTGTGTCCCTGCTAGGAGCCACTCTGTCACTGGCCACAATGACCATCTTTATCCACTCCAGAGACACCCCTGTGATAAAGGCCAGCAACTCTGAGCtgagctgttttttgttgttttctctttttttgtgttttctctgtccCCTCACTTTCATCGGCAGACCCACGATCTGGACTTGCATGCTGCGCCACACAGCTTTTGGAGTGACATTTGCACTCTGTATTTCCTGTGTCTTGGGAAAGACTATTGTTGTCGTTACAGCTTTCAAAGCCACGGTTCCTGGCAGCAAAGTTGCAGGAAAGTTTGGTCCTTCACAGCAACGGATCATAGTTTGCTCATGCACTTTAATTCAGATAGTAATATGTGTGTTGTGGCTAAAGTTAAACCCACCTTTCCCAGACATGGTTTTCAGATACAGCAATAAGAAGATTGTTTTAGAGTGCAACACTGGCTCTGAGGCTGCTTTCTATGCAGTGCTGGGGTACATAGGGCTTCTTGCAATAATATGTTTGATCCTGGCATTTCTTGCAAGAAAGTTGCCTGATAACTTTAATGAAGCCAAATTTATCACCTTTAGCATGCTGATATTCTGTGCTGTCTGGATCACCTTTATCCCAGCATATGTCAGCTCTCCTGGAAAGTTCACTGTAGCTGTGGAGATATTTGCAATTTTGTCCTCAGCATATGGtttattaatttgcatttttgcacCTAAATGTTACATAATATTGATAAAGCCAGAGAGAAATACCAAGAAGCATGTTATGGGAAAAAATCAGAACAAATGACTATGATTTCTTAGTTTTAATGGATGATGTTACCGTTACTGCTAACTTTTATGtaatatattacagtatgtgAATAGTAAGCAAGATGATGtaacatttctgacatttaatttataaatcttctctatataaaatgtaatattaatgaGGCAACAGATTTACTCTAGGTAAAAAACCATGGGTTacttcatatttattatttttactgcaTAATTTACTCATAAATGATGAATGATAATTGTGGATTGCATATTGTTTACTGACTCATTGTAATAGTAATATTTTAACAAATCATTAAATGGTCATTTTTTCATACCAGCACTGTGTTAaacaaagttgtgtttttttatgacgTGCAGTATAATGTTTTTCCCAACATGTTGCAGTGCTGATATCTGGGGACGCACTGTGattaattaaatgtatatatacatttaattgTCAGAGGTCTGGCTCAGTGATTAAGAGAAATCATTATATTATTGGGCTTCAATTCATTTAACTTCATTTCATCTATTTTTGGTCCTTTCACAACTAAATGACAATCTTTATTTACATTGGAACTTTGTAAATCTTGCATTGTCAGTGACATACAATACATTTGTCTCATCATATAGTTATATAAGTGGACAAACACAATTTTTACAAGGTA is a window from the Thunnus thynnus chromosome 7, fThuThy2.1, whole genome shotgun sequence genome containing:
- the LOC137186747 gene encoding extracellular calcium-sensing receptor-like, with translation MKCTGFDLRAFRWTQVMIFAIEEINKDPALLPNISLGYRILNSCASPTNTLRAALTLSSRPEETDSTSPCPPVISALIAEAGSSQSLALAGMLGPFQMPIVSYFATCACLSNRAKYPTFFRTIPSDYFQAKALAALVKRFGWQWIGAIHSDNDYGRNGILAFTEEVKKLGVCVAFVGTILRTYSMDKILDVVELIKQSTVKVILAFVPEGDFYPLMKEVVKQNITGIQWIGSEAWITASRPSTSEIYQAFGGALGFVVKKMAIPNLKPFLTGISPYTDPRAAFVRDFWENIVGCRPALPGEHTGSEATNEICTGNETLMNSQDVFFNVTQLRVSYNVYKAGYAIAHALHQLVFCQPVGEKTVSPCLNISEIQPKKVTDHLQRVNFRNQFGDNVFFDENGDPPASYDVINWQLRDGQVQHVTLGHFSSAANGDYELSIQEEEIVWRTGKMVPTSVCSNVCPIGTRKAEIKGKPTCCFDCIPCADGTIANSTGAADCTPCPQEYWSNDRKDKCIPKTIEFLTYYEPMGIALTVVSLLGATLSLATMTIFIHSRDTPVIKASNSELSCFLLFSLFLCFLCPLTFIGRPTIWTCMLRHTAFGVTFALCISCVLGKTIVVVTAFKATVPGSKVAGKFGPSQQRIIVCSCTLIQIVICVLWLKLNPPFPDMVFRYSNKKIVLECNTGSEAAFYAVLGYIGLLAIICLILAFLARKLPDNFNEAKFITFSMLIFCAVWITFIPAYVSSPGKFTVAVEIFAILSSAYGLLICIFAPKCYIILIKPERNTKKHVMGKNQNK